The sequence GGAAGCCTGTGATATCATTGATGCCTGCAGCAAAATCCTTTCAGCCCGGCAATCGGACACACCGTTCAGCTATGTCTTTTTTGACCAGGATCTTCCCGGAATACCGTCAACAGATCTGGTTGAAGCCGCTGCCGAGACCTGCGATATTTCAGATACTACTTTTGTGCGTCTTGCGTTCCTTGGACGTCAAAATCATCAACAAAGTAACGCCCCCCACCCCCGAATCATAAACCTAAACAAACCCGTAAAGTATGCGGATTTTATTGGCTGTTTGTCATCTCCCGATTCTTTAATCAACATGCAGACCCAAGGCAACACCCAAAGAATGCAGGCAGATTCCGACACTTTTAAGCTCACCTGTTCATGCCGACTACTTCTGGCAGAAGACGATGAAATGAACCGCATTGTGGCTGAAAACCTTTTGAAAAAAATGAATATAGCGGATATCCAAATCGCTGAAAACGGACAGGAAGCCTTGGATTTATTCAAAGCCGGGCAATTTGATCTGATCCTTATGGACGGCCAGATGCCCGTGATGAGCGGCCTGGATGCCGCCATGAATATTCGCAAGTATGAAAAAGAACACAACCTTTCGCCGGTAACCATTATTGCCCTGACCGCCCACGCAATGAAACAGGACCGAGAGCTCTTTTTGGCCAACGGGATGAATGATTACATCACAAAGCCCCTGACTGCGCGAGCTTTGTCAGATGCAATTGAACGAACTATGCCGGAAAGTTACGGCAAAACCACTATCTACCCCAAAGACGCATCAATTATTCAAAGAGAAAACGACGAAAATGTTGTGGATATGGCCGAACTCCGGGAGATCATGAGCGCCAATAAATCTTTGTTGGATAAATGTACCCGAACATTTAAAAAAAACCATGGCCCTGTTTTAACCCGGATTATGGAAAGTATTTCTGCCGATGATGGGCCGGAACTGCAAAAAAGCGCACACCAGCTAAAGGGCATGCTCAAGTATCTGGCCGCCAAATCAGCGGCGCAAACCGCCTACAGGCTTGAACAAATGGGCGCGGAGTCAAACATAAAAGATGCATCCGCGCTGATTGTTCAATTACAAGACGCATGCAAAAGCATTCTGGATTGTCTTGAAAACGTCTCTGACAAAGATGGCTTCAGGTAAATCCTGGTTACATTTTTTTTACAGCCCCAGTTTGTCTTTTAAAAATGGGACATATGCCTTTTTTTTATCAACATTGGCCTCTTCAACCGATACTTTAAACACACCGATCATGTCCCTCAATTTGCCTGACAGGGTGGAAAGTTCCTGTGCGCTTTGCTTTAACCGAACACTGCGCTCGGTCATCTCTTCGGACACTTCGTTGACTTCTGTAATTTCCTTGGAGATTTGTGTTGACGCCTTGGAACTTTCACCTACATTTTCATTAACCTCACTGATTCCGGATGACACGAGCTCAATGTTTTCAGCAACCATGGATGCATAGTCGGACTGTCCTTCTATGGCTTCAGAAATTTCAGAAACAATCCGTGTCACTTCCGAAATAACCTGGGTGATCTGTTCAACCTCCTGAACCGTCGCATTTGAAGAGTTCTGGATCTCATCTATCCGTTGTTTTATATCCATGGTTGCATCAGCTGTCTGAGCGGCCAGTCCTTTTATTTCTGCCGCCACCACGGCAAAGCCTTTTCCCGCTTCGCCGGCCCGTGCCGCTTCAATGGTGGCATTCAAGGCTAACAGATTTGTCTGTTCGGCAATATCAGTGATCACTTCGGTAACCTTTGTGATATCATTAGCCGAGGTGCCTAATGTAACAACTCTACGGGTTGCCGCATTTACCGTCTCTGCCGCAGTTTGGGTTATTTGCCTGGCTTTGTTACAGTTTTCAGCCACTTGATCTAAATTTTCTTTTATTTGTCCTGTAGAGTCCGTCACCGATGCCAAATAGTCAACAGCCTGTTCAGTGGCCGATGCCACGGAGTCCATGCTTTGACTCATTCCACCTGCGGCACCGGCTACAGTTTCAGACTTGTTGGTAAGGCTTTGCGAATCTTCCAGCATAAGTTCCGCCACTGAGAGCAGTTCTTCGGAAGACGCAGAGACCGTCTCCGAATCAACGCCGATATGCACAATGATTTTATTCAACCTGGATATCAGATTATTTATCCACTTTGCCAGTTCTCCTATTTCATCCCGACTTTTGATGGCAATCCGCTGGGTTAAATCTCCGTCACCCTCACAGATATCCTTAAGCGCTGCCACAGTTGCATTGACCGGCCGGACAATTATTGAGGCCGTTATCCAGACAATGGCTATGGCAAATAGGATTATAAAGCCGGATAGGATAAGATTAAACCGGGTCAGGGCATTGGTGGGTGCGAACATTTCCTGATCATCAGACTGAACAACTGCAATAACATTGATTTTATTTGAGCGGGCAAAGGCGTTATGAACCGCCCTTTGGTCCACTATCGCCGGAAAGCAGCCACTAGTTTGGCTTATTATCTGCCGGCCATATTCCGTATCGGCCAGGTTCAACTTGTTGATCTTCGTTTTATCAGCATGTGCAACAACCATCCCGTTGCTGTCTATCAGGTATGCATAGCCTTTTTCCCCGATTTTAACAGGATCTGTAAACTTGAATGAAAATGCCTGAAGATCCACCACGGCAAATAAAACCCCATGAATTGTTCCCCCGTTTTTTATGGGCGTTGCAATAACAAAAATCGGATTTCCCGAGGCTTTGCTCTGCAATACATTTGAAATTTGGGTTTGACCTGCCATGGCGCTTTTAAAATAACCCCTTTTCCCAACATTGATTTTTCCTATGATTGAAGTTGGAGATCCCGAAATAATTTCACCGGTTCCATCAGCAATGCTTATCCCTTCGTAGAAGCCATATCTTTGGCGCAATTGTGCAAACATCTGGTTTATATTTTCCCGGGCCGTCTCTCCTTGATTTCCTTCTTTAAATAGATCCCGGCAACTTGCCATAGTCTGCCATGTTTCGATATCCTTGGTCCGGGCATCCACCCATGCATCCATTGTTAAGACAGTTGATTGGCTGATTTTGACAAGCTGGTTGACCAGACTGTTTTTAAGTGCGCTTTTAGCTTTGGAACCAGAGATCAAGGCCATTCCTCCTAAACCGGCAACGAGCAGAAAAAACACAGGCAGAATAATTTTATATTTGAAATTAAGTCTCATATTTCTCCCCATTTTTTCAAAAATTTAGGACAATTTAAATTGATTCATTAATTCATTAAGCTTAGTCGCCAGTGCTGACAGCTCCTGGGCTGTGAATTTAACGTTAATGCTGCGGTTCGAGATTTCACTTGACGCTAAACTGACGTCGGATATACTTTTTGCCACTTCATCGGAAATCACGGAACACTCTGCCACATTTTCAGTCACCTCGGAAATACCAAGTGAGGCCTGGGAAACATTATCGGCAATCTCCGCCGTGGCCTGGGACTGCTGTTCCACGGCATCCACAATGGCGCTGACGCTCTCATTGACCGCATTAATGACACGGATAATCTCTTCAATACCTTGTGTAGTCTCCTGGGTGGAGCCCTGCATCCGCTCGATCTTCATCCGAATTTCAGTGGTCGCCTCAGCCGTCTGATTGGCCAGCACTTTAATTTCATTGGCCACCACGGCAAACCCCTTGCCGGCTTCCCCGGCCCGGGCCGCTTCAATCGTGGCATTTAAGGCCAAAAGATTGGTCTGCTCGGAGATATCGGTAATAGTTTCAGTAACTTTCCCGATTTCCTGGGCAGCCGATCCCAGTTGGGACACTTGTTCCGATACCTGCCCTGCTTGGGACACGGCGGTCTCGGTCACTTGCCTGGACTGTTCCGTATTGGCTACGATTTCATTAATGGTCGCCGTCATCTCTTCGGCTGCGGCTGAAACGGAATTAACATTACCGGAGGTTTCCTCGATGGAGGCCCTGACACTGATCATACTTTCACTCATCTGTTTGGCGGCGGCGGCAACGGATACGGCCAGTTCAGAAGATTCCGAAGAATCGGTAGACATGATTTGAGATGCCTCGTTCAATTGCTCAGAAGAACCGGACAAGGTCTCCACCCCTTGGTGGATGTTCTCTATCATCCTTCGCAGATTTCTGACCATGGTATTCATGGCCGTAGCCAAGTGTCCTGTCTCGTCCTCGCAATAAATATCAATTGATTTACTCAAATCCCCTTCTGCCATACGATCGGCAAACGCCACGCCCTCTCTTAAACGGCCAGTGATGGACCGGGCCACCAGGAAAAACACCAGCGCAGCCAGAAGCGTACCGGCAACTATCAGCCCAACGGCTTTAAAAACCCTGGATCGAAGTTGTGCATCTGCCTCATCCAGGGACTGAATGACTTCAAAGGCGCCATGGATTTCCCCGGCTTTCCAGTTTTCAAAGGGACCGCCGGTGGGATCTTTTCCATCGTCCCGCCCCCAGAGGGTTTTGGACTGTCCCGGATCCCCATGGCAGATCAGACAGGTTTCGGACAGGCGAATTGGTAGAAAATAGCGGACCGAATTGGTATGTGTATCCACCACATGATACTCATCCAGATTCTCTCGCTTAATCTTTTCAAGGACCGGCCCTTCAATTTTACGGGATTGGCCGTAATCAGGTTCATTTTTGGGATTTCGGGGACTGAATTTAGGAACCCGGAAGGAATAGTCACCCTGTTCAGCCTTGCGCATGGCCGACTTCCAAGCGGAAACCACCGGCACGGTTGCCAGAAGTTTATCCATCCGGCCTGAACCGGCGTAGGATTTAATCTCTTCCATGGAAAAAAGACCCAACGCCCACTTCTCTTCCATTTCCTGGCGGACGGATTCACTGATCAGACAAATTGATCTTGCTTTTTCCGCATAGGATTCAACGGTCTCAACTTTGTCGAAGCGGACATAAAAAAAGAGCAGAACACCGACCAGCAGAATTGTTGTACCAATACCCACAGCCATAAATTTAATAAAAATCGGCAGATCCAAAATTTTTTTCATTTTTCCCCCGAATTTAAAATAATAAACGTAAATAGCCGCCATGGGCTATCCTGGCCTATCAATACCCAGATTCCGTCCACAACAAAGTTTGAAAAATCGCTGTCGATTACACAAACTTTCTTATAAAAACAAGTATGTATCGTCCCAGAGTCAGAGTTGGTAAGACATGATTTTTCTTGTAATTGGTTAAAATTACCAAATTTACGAGGTCAGCTCAATAGGAAGTTACGAAACATAAGTCGATGAATTTTAACCAGGACGAATTTTTCAAATATTTTGAAAAGAATACCAGGTGGCCGAAGGGTATGCCAATGAATTAAAAAAAGGCCGATCCACCCAATGGGTAAAATCGGCCTTTGTCATGATCGGTCAAAAATATGAATTAATCGTCTGCCTGTTTAATAACAACCAGCAGATCCTTTGCATCAACCTGGGTTCCCACAGATGTGGCGATTCGTTCCACAACACCGGGAATGTCAGAAACCACATTGGTCTGCATTTTCATCGCTTCAATGGTTACCAGCACATCGCCGCGTTCAATTTCATCACCTTCTGAAACGCAAACCGCAGAGATCAGACCCGGCATAGGTGATCCAACTTCACCCATATTCGCGGGGTTGGCCTTTTCCCGTGGTGCTCTTTCCGGTACTTTGGAGCGGTCAGGCACTTTAACAATACGGGATTGGCCGTTCAGTTCAAAATAGACCTCTCTATTTCCTTCTTCATCCGCTTTGCCTTTGGCCATGAAACGAATAATCAGGGTTTTTCCGGAGGCGATATCAACGAACAGTTCTTCTTCGCGTCTCATGCCGTAGAAAAAATTAAGGGTCGGCAGAACACTGACATTGCCAAATTTTCTGCGATGCTTCATGTAATCCACAAATACATCCGGATACATTAAATAAGAGGCAAGTTCGCAGTCGGAAATTTTCTTTTCCACCAGCTTTTCGGCCTGGGCACGCTCCTGATCCAGATCAGCCGCTTCAAGCAACTGTCCAGGACGAACTGTAATGGGTTCTTCGCCTTTCAATATCTTTTTCTGCAACTCCTTGGGAAAACCTCCGGGAGGCTGCCCCATCATGCCTTTAAAAAACGTCACCACGGATTCGGGAAAAGAGACTTCTTTGTTCGGATCCAGAACATCTTCTTTGGTGATACCGCTGGTAATCATGGACAAGGCCATATCCCCAACCACTTTTGAACTGGGTGTTACTTTTACGATATCGCCAAACATTTCGTTGACGTCTTTATATACCTTTGCCACTTCAGGCCATCTTTCTTCAATACCCAAAGCTCTGGCCTGCTGGCGCAGATTGGTATACTGGCCGCCGGGCATTTCATGCAGATACACCTCAGAGGTTCCGCTGTGAAATTCACTTTCAAAACCAATGTACATCTGCCTTACTTTTTCCCAGTAATTGGAAACCAGCGCCAGGGACTCGGGATCAAGGCCGGTATCTCTGGGGGTATTTCTAAGTGCAGCGGCAATGGAACCTAAGTTGGGATGCGAGGTCAACCCGCTCATGGAGTCGATTGCGCAATCAATGGCATCAACGCCTGCGTCTGCTGCCGCAAGCAGCGTTGCACCGGCAATACCGCTGGTATCATGGCTGTGAAGATGAATGGGCAGGCCAATTTCATCTTTTAATGCGCTGACAAGCACTTTTGCCGCAGCTGGCTTTAACAAGCCTGCCATATCCTTGATGGCCAGAATATGGGCACCTGCTTTTTCCAGCTCTTTGGCCATATCAACATAATATTTCAGGTTGTATTTTGTTCTGTTGGGATCGATAATATCACCGGTATAGCAGATGGAGGCTTCACAAATTTTATTGTTTTCCAGGACCGCATCCATGGCCAGCCGCATGTTTTCAACCCAGTTCAGAGAATCAAAAACACGGAAAAGATCCATGCCGTTTTCAGCTGCCTGTTTAACAAAATAGGTAATTACGTTGTCCGGATAATTGGTATAGCCAACACCATTGGAGGCGCGAAGCAGCATCTGGGTCAACAGATTTGGCATGCGCTCACGCAATTGCTGGAGCCGTTCCCAGGGGCACTCTTTGGAAAACCGCATGGCCACGTCAAAGGTGGCCCCGCCCCAGCACTCCACAGAAAACAGGTCAGGCAGAAGCGCGGCATAGGTGGGTGCAATGTTCACAAGATCAAAGGTTCTCACCCGGGTGGCAAGCAGGGATTGATGGGCATCGCGCATGGTCTTGTCGGTGATCAGCAGTTTGTCCTGCTTTTTCATCCAGTCTGCAACAGCCTGGGGACCTTCGTTGTCCAGCATTTGTTTGAGACCCGGCTGAGCCTGCTGGGCAGTAAATTTGGGGACGGTGGGCTGATGCACATGGGCTGCCGGAACGGGTCTGTTTTGAACGTCTTCATTACCGTTGATAATGACATCACCCAAAAAGGTAATCAGTCGGGTTGCCCGGTCGCGTCGTTTGGCAAACGTGAAGAGCTCTTTTGTTTCATCGATAAACTTGGTGGTATATTCAGCTTTTACAAAGGTTGGATGGCGGATCAGGCCTTCTAAGAACTGCAGGTTTGTGGCAACGCCCAAAATTCTGAATTCGGTTAAGGCGCGATGCATTTTCAACCGTGCTTCCTTTTCATCTCCACCCCAAGCCGTTACTTTTGTCAGCAGGGAATCAAAATGACGGGTAACGATGGCCCCGGAATAAGCAGTTCCGGCATCCAGACGAATGCCGAATCCGGCTGCTGCCCGGTAGGCTGTAATTCTTCCGTAATCGGGAATAAAGTTGTTTTCGGGATCTTCGGTGGTGATACGGCACTGGATGGCATGGCCTTTGAGGGTAACATCTTCCTGTTTTGGAATAAGGCTTCCGGGCTGTCCAATCAGCATGCCCTGAGCAATTTTTAATTGTGCCTTGACAATGTCAACCCCGGTCACTTGCTCTGTTACCGTATGCTCTACCTGAATTCTTGGATTGACTTCCATGAAGTAGAACTGTTCCGTGTCGATATCCATTAAGAACTCAACGGTTCCGGCACTTTCATATCCAACGGTTTTGGCAATGGACAAGCCTGCGTTGCACAGCTCTTCACGCTTTTCATCGGAAAGAAAGGTGGCAGGGGCTCTTTCAACAACTTTCTGATTTCTTCTTTGAACAGAGCAGTCGCGCTCGAACAGATGAATGATATTGCCCTGGGAATCCCCAAGCACCTGAACTTCAAGGTGTCTGGCTTTCCTGACAAGCTTTTCAAAATAAACTTCATCACTGCCGAAGGCTGCGGCAGACTCTTTTCGGGCCGCATCAACCTGTGTCAATACCTCTTCGGTGCTATTCACGGCCCGCATGCCTCTGCCGCCGCCGCCCCAGCTGGCTTTAAGCATCAACGGATAGCCGATCTCTTCTGCGATCTCAATAACTTTATCATCATCATAAGGCAGTGGGCCGCTGGCCGGAACAACAGGGGCTCCCGCATCTATGGCCACCTTACGTGCAGAGACTTTGTTGCCAAGCTGTCGCATAACCTCCGGGGAGGGCCCGACAAATTTGATACCGGCTTCGGCACACGCGTCGGCAAATTCAGGCTTTTCTGCAAGGAATCCGTATCCGGGGTGAATGGCATCTACATTTTTTTCCTTGGCAAGCTGAACAATCCCTTCATAATCAAGATAGGCTTCAATCGGTCCTTTTCCTTCCCCGATTAAATAACTTTCCCCGGTCTTAAACCGATGAAGTGCAAATCTGTCCTCCTGGGAGTAGATGCCAATCGTATCTATCCCAAGCTCATGTGCCGCACGTGTTACACGAATGGCTATCTCACTGCGGTTTGCAATCAAGAGACGCTTGATTTTTTTTCCCATAACATCCATTTTACATTTCCTCGTTTTAGATGATAATGCTTCTCAATCTGTTTGCAGCATCGGCAACAGACTCTTCAATGCCCAAAATCGGTAAAAGTTCCTTCCACTGCCTTACTACGTCACTACGTTCGTTATGGCGTATCTAAATCAATCAATGGTTTGGAGACCGTCCCTAATTATCCT is a genomic window of uncultured Desulfobacter sp. containing:
- a CDS encoding methyl-accepting chemotaxis protein encodes the protein MRLNFKYKIILPVFFLLVAGLGGMALISGSKAKSALKNSLVNQLVKISQSTVLTMDAWVDARTKDIETWQTMASCRDLFKEGNQGETARENINQMFAQLRQRYGFYEGISIADGTGEIISGSPTSIIGKINVGKRGYFKSAMAGQTQISNVLQSKASGNPIFVIATPIKNGGTIHGVLFAVVDLQAFSFKFTDPVKIGEKGYAYLIDSNGMVVAHADKTKINKLNLADTEYGRQIISQTSGCFPAIVDQRAVHNAFARSNKINVIAVVQSDDQEMFAPTNALTRFNLILSGFIILFAIAIVWITASIIVRPVNATVAALKDICEGDGDLTQRIAIKSRDEIGELAKWINNLISRLNKIIVHIGVDSETVSASSEELLSVAELMLEDSQSLTNKSETVAGAAGGMSQSMDSVASATEQAVDYLASVTDSTGQIKENLDQVAENCNKARQITQTAAETVNAATRRVVTLGTSANDITKVTEVITDIAEQTNLLALNATIEAARAGEAGKGFAVVAAEIKGLAAQTADATMDIKQRIDEIQNSSNATVQEVEQITQVISEVTRIVSEISEAIEGQSDYASMVAENIELVSSGISEVNENVGESSKASTQISKEITEVNEVSEEMTERSVRLKQSAQELSTLSGKLRDMIGVFKVSVEEANVDKKKAYVPFLKDKLGL
- a CDS encoding methyl-accepting chemotaxis protein, with protein sequence MAAIYVYYFKFGGKMKKILDLPIFIKFMAVGIGTTILLVGVLLFFYVRFDKVETVESYAEKARSICLISESVRQEMEEKWALGLFSMEEIKSYAGSGRMDKLLATVPVVSAWKSAMRKAEQGDYSFRVPKFSPRNPKNEPDYGQSRKIEGPVLEKIKRENLDEYHVVDTHTNSVRYFLPIRLSETCLICHGDPGQSKTLWGRDDGKDPTGGPFENWKAGEIHGAFEVIQSLDEADAQLRSRVFKAVGLIVAGTLLAALVFFLVARSITGRLREGVAFADRMAEGDLSKSIDIYCEDETGHLATAMNTMVRNLRRMIENIHQGVETLSGSSEQLNEASQIMSTDSSESSELAVSVAAAAKQMSESMISVRASIEETSGNVNSVSAAAEEMTATINEIVANTEQSRQVTETAVSQAGQVSEQVSQLGSAAQEIGKVTETITDISEQTNLLALNATIEAARAGEAGKGFAVVANEIKVLANQTAEATTEIRMKIERMQGSTQETTQGIEEIIRVINAVNESVSAIVDAVEQQSQATAEIADNVSQASLGISEVTENVAECSVISDEVAKSISDVSLASSEISNRSINVKFTAQELSALATKLNELMNQFKLS
- a CDS encoding pyruvate carboxylase, yielding MDVMGKKIKRLLIANRSEIAIRVTRAAHELGIDTIGIYSQEDRFALHRFKTGESYLIGEGKGPIEAYLDYEGIVQLAKEKNVDAIHPGYGFLAEKPEFADACAEAGIKFVGPSPEVMRQLGNKVSARKVAIDAGAPVVPASGPLPYDDDKVIEIAEEIGYPLMLKASWGGGGRGMRAVNSTEEVLTQVDAARKESAAAFGSDEVYFEKLVRKARHLEVQVLGDSQGNIIHLFERDCSVQRRNQKVVERAPATFLSDEKREELCNAGLSIAKTVGYESAGTVEFLMDIDTEQFYFMEVNPRIQVEHTVTEQVTGVDIVKAQLKIAQGMLIGQPGSLIPKQEDVTLKGHAIQCRITTEDPENNFIPDYGRITAYRAAAGFGIRLDAGTAYSGAIVTRHFDSLLTKVTAWGGDEKEARLKMHRALTEFRILGVATNLQFLEGLIRHPTFVKAEYTTKFIDETKELFTFAKRRDRATRLITFLGDVIINGNEDVQNRPVPAAHVHQPTVPKFTAQQAQPGLKQMLDNEGPQAVADWMKKQDKLLITDKTMRDAHQSLLATRVRTFDLVNIAPTYAALLPDLFSVECWGGATFDVAMRFSKECPWERLQQLRERMPNLLTQMLLRASNGVGYTNYPDNVITYFVKQAAENGMDLFRVFDSLNWVENMRLAMDAVLENNKICEASICYTGDIIDPNRTKYNLKYYVDMAKELEKAGAHILAIKDMAGLLKPAAAKVLVSALKDEIGLPIHLHSHDTSGIAGATLLAAADAGVDAIDCAIDSMSGLTSHPNLGSIAAALRNTPRDTGLDPESLALVSNYWEKVRQMYIGFESEFHSGTSEVYLHEMPGGQYTNLRQQARALGIEERWPEVAKVYKDVNEMFGDIVKVTPSSKVVGDMALSMITSGITKEDVLDPNKEVSFPESVVTFFKGMMGQPPGGFPKELQKKILKGEEPITVRPGQLLEAADLDQERAQAEKLVEKKISDCELASYLMYPDVFVDYMKHRRKFGNVSVLPTLNFFYGMRREEELFVDIASGKTLIIRFMAKGKADEEGNREVYFELNGQSRIVKVPDRSKVPERAPREKANPANMGEVGSPMPGLISAVCVSEGDEIERGDVLVTIEAMKMQTNVVSDIPGVVERIATSVGTQVDAKDLLVVIKQADD